The sequence GCAGCCTCAGACCCGGAGCTGCACAGAGCTGCATAAGCACCTCACCTCGGTGCCGTCCTGCCCCCGGGCTAAAGCTCGCTCCCCTGATAGGGTCCTccagccaccaccacccctgaGTCCCTGGGTCCCTGCCAAGGAGGATGAGGAGGCGGGTGAGGACTGCCCGAGTCCCCAGCCGGCTCCAGCCTCTCCCTGGGACTCCCCAGCACCGGGCAGGGCAGACCCCGGCACCCAGGTGTCCCAGGAGGACATGCAGGCCATGGTGCAGCTCATTCGCTACATGCACACCTACTGCCTTCCCCAGAGGAAGCTGCCCACACAGGCCCCAGAGCCAGACCCCCAGCCCTGCAGCAGCCCCGCCCAGCAGGTCAGACCCCGGCCTCGGTGCCAGCACCCTTCCAAAGCCACCTGGGCTGAGTTCTCCATCCTGAGGGAACTTCTGGCTCAAGATATCCTCTGTGATGTCAGCAAACCCTACCGCCTGGCCACGCCTGTCTACGCCTCCCTCACACCCCGGGCCCGGCCCAGGCCCAAAGACAGCCAGGCCTCTGCGGGCCACCCCTCCCCCGTGGAGGAGGTGCGGGTCGCGGCTTCACCCCAGAGCTCGGGGCCCAGACCCAGCCTGCGCCCGCTGCGGCTGGAGGTGAAAGGGCACATCAGCCGGTTGGCCAGGCTGCAGCctgaggaggaagatgaggaagaggaggaggaagaagaagaaaaagaggaagaggagtggGGCCGGAAAAGGCCGGGCCGGGGCCTGCCGGGGACCAAgctggggaggaagcaggagagctCTGTGTGCCCCGTGCGGCGTTCCAGGAGACTGAACCCGGAGCTGGGGCCCTGGCTGACGTTCACCGATGAGCCCATGGTCCCCGCGGAGCCCCAAGGGGCTCTGCCCTCGCTGCGCCTGGCCCCTGAGGCCTACCACGTGGAGGGGGAGCTGGGCAGCCCCGCGGACGAGGACAGTGGCCAAGACCAGCAGCTCCGACGGGGACCCCAGATCCCAGCTCTGGAGAGCCCCTGTGAGAGCGGGTGTGGGGACACCGACGAGGACCCCAGTTGTCCGCAGCTCTCTTCTGGAGGTAGTCGGAGTTGGTGGTCCGAGagagggggcagggccagggtgtGGCAGACCCCACTGCCCGGGAGCCAGGAGCCCTGGGTTGGGCAaatccctcttcctctctgtctctcagctTCGCTTCCTGTGCAGTAGGCTCGTTGGGCAGATCTTCAGGAACCTCCTACCCATCTCTGAGTTTCTCATCATGCATGGGCCAGGTGTCCTTAATGAACGAGCAGCAAGATGCCTGCCTTCTTGGGGCTTGGGTTTCAGTGGGGGAGACAGGCAGTCAAAAAGTGGGCAAGAAAGGAAAAGTGATGACAAATTGTGATAAGTGCTCTAAAGAAGACTCCCTGGGTAGCCATGTGATGGAGGGTGTGAGTCTATAAATTCAGCTCCACAGTGAAGTGGCATTTTAAATGGTAACAatagtggggataataatacagCAGTTATCTGTTATGTACTCGCTGTGCCAGGCTTGGTCTAAGACTTGACACGGATTATCCCCATTGATCCTCACAGGAAGCCCGTGTGGTGGGTGCtgttataattcccattttaagacacagaaacaaaggcacagagataGCTAACGGTCGGTTCAGCGAGTTAGTCCTGCATCTGTCTGGGGCAGAGCCCACAGCCACTACTAGCCTTGGAAGCTGGAACGCTTCACCATTGTGCTACACTGATTGGCCAGAAGGGGTCGCCCTGGTTCCCATCAACTGCCGAATCAGTAGATCCGCCAGCTGTTAATGTTGCTGAGTCTGGGGGAATGAAGGTGGATTTGAGTTGTTCCTGCCAGTCCCTAAAAGTGGCAGAGGCTTTTGGGTCACACGCCTGAAAGAAGCTGTGCTTGGTACCGATGAAGTTCAGAGGGAAACATCTGCTAGCCATGCCATGTTgggaaaaatcttatttttttcttttttgtcttcttttcagaCTCTCCCAGGTGCCTCATGCTGGCCTTGTCGCAAAGGtagatttttagaaattgttGGTTTATGACTCCAGGAGACCTTATCTGGTTGGGTGTAGGGTGGTTCATCGGCCCCTGAGCCTGGTCCTtgtccccacacccctgccctcaTTGCTATATGGGACTCTTAGGATCTGGGCTCCCTTGAAAGGGAGTTTGTTTTTAGAAGCAGGCCCAGGGGAAAGATGGAGAATTTCATGGGGAAAAGTTGACagtgctgtgtggctttgggcaagtgtcttctcctctctgggcctcaggtgtTCCATCATAAAATAAGGAGGCTGACAATGCTTGTCCTGTCTCCACCTCCCTCAAGTCTCTCCCATGTCTCCTTGAAAGAGCTGTACAGCTTTGATTTCCTCCAACAACCAGGAGAGAGTTCCCCTGAAAATTCTCCCCAGGCATCGCTTTCGTGGGCAGCAGAACCAGGGCCTGGCACAATGTCCCCTTGCCTTCCTGCCATGCTCGGGGAGGTGGAGCCTGCTGCTGACTGACTTCTCTCCTTCCTGtgctccccagccccactggCGACCCTCCTTTTGGCAAGAAGAGCTTCGAGCAGACCTTGACAGTGGAGCTCTGTGGCACAGCAGGTGAGCCGGGGGCTCAGCTGGTGGGGTGCCCTTGGGGACGCAGCCCCTCGGGCAGTTAGGGAGTACCCCATCAAGCCTTCCTTGCCACCGCTGCACAGGCTACGCCGGGTCTTGAGCTACACATTGAGGGCGTTATAAGGAGAGTCAGGGCCCAGGTTCAGCTGTTTAGCTGCCAACAGTTGGCACATGATCTGACATGAAAAGAGACACGTGTCTTCCCCTGAAGGAGCCCTCAGTCTTATGTGGGCGACAGACTCACACCATGACAAGTACTGTTTGATATGCGCTTGTTCCAAAGACCGTGCAAGAgctctgggagcacagaggaaggggaagagtggggaggggcaggatgtGGCCTGAGAAGATTCACAAAGTACCCAGAGCAGCAGATATTTGAGCTAGGCTTGCAGGATGCATAGAAGTTggagagacaaaaaaaagaaaaaaagggaagggtATCCCCGGCCACAGAATTGGCATGAGCAGAGGCACAGAGGAGCGGCAGTATAGGTGCATCAGAGGAGACTGGCCACCCGGTGTTGCTCTGTGGCAGAACTGGGGGGTCAGGCAAACACAACCACCAAAGGCTGAGAGGAATGCCAGGCCGAAGGGGTTCGTCTAGATCCTGTGGGCTTCGGGAGCACCAGAAAGGAAGAGCTCTCTGGCTGATGCCCGGGGGACGATGGAGTCCAAGGTCAGTTGCAGGACCACTGAGGTCACTGTGGTGGTCAAATCCAGGTGGGAGATGTTAACCTATGGTACCTGCCCCCTCTGCACCCTGGGAGACTTAAGAGGCATTTGGAACGACCGGTGGGAGGGCTCGTGGAATGATTGGATATGGAGCAGGAAGAGAGATCTTGGATGATCTGGAGGCTTTGGCTATCGTTGCCAGACTACAGAAGGGATGGCAAAGGGCTTTCATCACACGCCAGCTCTGAAAAATTACTGATGGACTGTGTGAGAAGGAGTCCCAGGCTGCGTCCAGGCTCGGTCCGCAGTGCGGTAATCGATTAGTGATGCCTGCCATCCATTGGCTCTGGGGAGCGGCGCCATATATGCTACTTCCCTGCCATCCCAAACTAGGGTTTCAGTGTTCCTTGGAGAAGTGATCTGTCTCTGCCTCACATGTGTTTCCTCTTGCTTGGGTAGGACTCACTCCGCCCACCACGCCTCCGTACAAGCCCACAGAGGAAGACCCCTTCAAGCCAGACATCAAGCACAGCCCAGGCAAAGACATAGCTCCCACCCCGGAGGTTCCCCAGCTCGGGGCCGCCGCAGAGGCTGCCCGCAAGCTGCCGAAGAAGCACCCAGAGCGGAGCGAGCTCCTGTCCCACCTGCGGCATGCCGCAGCCCAGCCAGCCTCCCAGGCTGGCCAGAAGCGCCCCTTCTCCTGTTCCTTTGGAGACCACGACTACTGCCAGGTGCTCAAGCCAGACGGCGCCCTGCAGAGGAAGGTGCTGAGGTCCTGGGAGCCATCTGGGGTCCACCTTGAGGACTGGCCCCAGCAAGGGGCCCCGCGGGCTGAGGCACAGGCCTCTGGCAGGGAGGAAGACGGGAGCTGTGATGTCGGCGGCCCCACCAAGGACAGTACGCTGCTGAGAGACCACGAGATCCGCGCCAGCCTCACCAAGCACTTTGGCCTCCTGGAGACAGCCTTGGAGGATGAAGACCTGGCCTCCTGCAAGAGCCCCGAATACGACACCGTCTTTGaggacagcagcagcagcagtggcgaGAGCAACTTCCTCCTAGAGGAGGACGACGAGGAGGAGGATGATGACGAGGACTCAGGGGTCAGTCCCCCTCGCTCTGACCACTGCCCCTACCAGAGCCCACCAAGCAAGGCCAGCCGGCAGCTCTGTTCCCGCAGCCGCTCCAGCTCTGGCTCCTCGTCCTGCCGCTCCCGGTCACCAGCCACGCGAAGGACCTTCAGGTATGGATAGACGGGTGGCCTCAGGATGGGTGGTGGACCCCTGAGGACCCCCCAGTTTCAGGGTGTCAGGGGAGAGAGGAGCCCTGAAACTGGGGCTGCGTCTCCCTGTGTGGTCAGTGTCCTGGTCGGAGGCCCTGGAGGTGGACTCCTTGGGGAGTTGTGGGCAAGTCCTGTATCCAGGCAAAGCCTGCTGTGTGGCAGTCAGGAGTGGCCCAAATCTCCTGGCCTCGGGGGAGGAAGAAAACTCACTTTCTGGCCTATTGTGGCCTGATATCCAAATGAACTTGCCCCTCattcatctgtttctgtttttatatttgtaaaacggttaggtttttgtgtaaacatatacagttaacccttgaacaaggCGAGGGTTAGGGGCACCAATCCTCCCTACAGTCAAAAATCCCGTGTAATTTATAGCCGGCCCTGCTTATCCGAGGTTCCTtcgcatctgcagattcaacaaCTGCCGACAGTGTAGTACTGtcgtatttactgttgaaaaaatcCCAGTGTAAGGGGATCCACAGAGCTCacatccatgttgttcaagggtcaatatACCCACACAGTGTAATACCTATGTGATGTTTACATGTGAAAGAAAGATCAGCATAATTCTAATctatgttcaaaaaaaaaaaataccgggATTTAAAGCAGTGATAAGGTTTATTCCCATTTCTCCGTGCTGCTGAGTTGCACAGTGTCTTCCGGCAGTCAGCCGCCCCCGTGGGAACTCTTTTACCTTCGCACAGGGATGATGTGTCATGAGCCTGTTTGCTCGTACCATCTTTGCTCACTGAACCGGACTGTAGAAGGAGCTGGTCCAGAATTCCGTGGGGGGCTGGGCAGAAAGAATAGAAGTTTGGCATATTTTGGTGGAGATAGATTGCTTCTCTCCCTGCTCACAGCAGGACCTGGCTCTTCCTGGGGGAGGCCTGAGGAGGGTGGGTGCAGGTCCCAAACCCTCTGCCCGAGATGCACCTGAGTGACCACCAGATGGTGCTCTTGGGTCCAGAGCAGTGCAGAGTCACCAGGAGGCCTTGTTACCGCTCAGATGGCAGGGCCCCACCTCCTGAATGTCTGGTTTTGTAggtctgggggtggaggtggagaatTTGCATTTGTAACAAGTTCCCAGGGAATGATGACGTTGCCAGAGTGCCATGCTCTGAGAAGCAGAATTCAGGTAATAGAAAGATACCTTTTCTTAGGAAAATTCTGCATTATATTTCCTTATCTATACCAGTAGCTCTTAACTGAAAATCTGATTAAAAGCAAAGCCTCCTTTCCCCATTAGAATGAGCATAGACGTCTAACTGAGCACTCAATTTTAGGGGATTTGTGGACTCCCCAGACACTAACGTGCTGAAGCCCTGAACTATCTGTCACTCGAAATGAGCTTATTTTGAGCAATTTCTCAAAAAGCCCTTCTACGTAATAAGCCAGGACGATCAGTCAGAGCCATCTTCCGTCAGACCTCTCTGAGCCCTCCTTCCAGCTCCGTTCTCCTTTCTCCAGGGGTCGCTGTGAGCTAGTCCACCTGTGTTCTCATTAGGCGGTTTCCTCTGCAGCATCTGCTCAGAAGCTGCTACGGTTCTTGTCCTGTTGAAGCGCATCCCCCAAGGCAGGAGGTGGAGTTTCTCGGCCTCTTTCCCCTCCTGAGCTGTTCAGGGCCTGTACCCATGGGCTTGTCTGCAAAGAGTTGGGGGCCTCTCTCGAAACCCCCATGgattctccttttcctcttctcccttttgGGCCAAGTTCAGGGCTGGCTTTCTCTGCCACTGGAGAAAGTTAATTGGTTAACTTGGTTCCTGCTCAGCTGCCTGGCAGAGCTTGGTGGCTGGTAAACATGAAAAACTAGTCATCAGTCTTCTCCAGACCAGCATTTCTTTACCTGTGCTTCTGCTACCAAACAACAGTCAACAGGAAGCACTTTGAGCTGGTTTAACAAGCCCTACAGCACCTTCCAGTCACTCTCAGTTCTTCATGGGGGGAGGCTGCCAATTCCATTGCAAATGGATGATGATACTATTATTGTGTAGTACTTTAAGGTTTGCAAGTCACATCCCTTTCTTTTACCCTATGTGAGCTTCACAGATGCACTTGGAGGGTGCGTCTGcctcttatccccattttatagatgaggaagctgaggctcaaaaACGTTCAATAGAAAAATATAGCCAGCAAGTATTGAGCTGTTCCTGGGCTAAGCATTTATGGGCATGTTCTGATTTGATCCTCCCAAATGGCCTAGGAGGCAGATACAATTGATTCTCCCTAGTTGACAGGTGAAGAACTGGAGCTGAGGTGGCTGCAGTAGCCAGCCCGAGGTCACCAGCAGGGAGGTGGTAAAGTCAGCGTTGGAACgctctctgactccagagcccctgctctcATCCTCTGCTTTATTCCCAAGGACGCAGACAGCGTGTGGCAGAGTTGGGACTCACCCATGCCCCACACGCCTTGCTGCTTCCACTCTGGCAGCCTGGCCCTCAGGAGGAGAGGGCAGTGTGCAGACAGTCAGGAGGGCGCAGGCGTGCGGCATCCAGGAGCCTCTCGGGCTGTGCATCTGGGCTGACTGGTCCCCTGACCCCCGGGGCCCGGGGGCTGTGATggctgctggggctgctgcttGGCCAGGCTCCAACCACTGGAGGGAGAGCAGCGGGTCTGGAATCAGCAGGCCTCCCGCTAGCTCTGGCTTCCTTCTTTTTAGCTTTGCGCGAATTTCCCACTGAACCTGAGCCTCAGGGTTttcatctggaaagtggggagACATGAGACCTCAGAGgatggttttttttcttcaggtcAAATACCATAATAAAGCGAGAGGGCCTTTCCACCCCCGTTGGCATAGAAAGGTTCACAAGGGTTATGATTAGCAAAGTGGTGGTTCTCAGTGATCTCGTCCCAGAAGCTTGCAGAAGGTATGTGTCGGTCACGTGTTCAGACCCGCAGGCGAACCCGGGCGGTCACCGCTGAGGGGGAAAGCCGGGCTCCCTCAGGAGGGCCTTCTCATAGTTCTGCCCTCACGAACGAGTCCGAAAGAAGCGGAGGAAGCACCCCTTGCCTCCTGAGCAAGTCCTTCCCCCGTCCCCCTGTGGTTCCTGCCGAGAGTGAGTGCCTCTGCTTTGCTTGTTCACTGACAGATGTGAGAGCAGAGGGTCGTGTTCAGACAGAACGCCAAGTGTCCGGCACACCAGGAAGCAGCGGGAAAAGGCCATTGTAAGTGAAATGGGGCCCCAGAGCCCAGAGTGAATGGGGATGAGCAGGGGCATCAGGAAGTGCTAGGGCTTCGTAGACCTGAAGCCCTTTGAGGTCATCTGTGGCCTGCAGGAGGTAGTTATATTTCTCTCATTTAGAAAAGCACAGGGGTCACCAAAGGGCATCAAAGGTGGCACCGTGCAAAATGCAGCCAAGGGCTGGCTGGGAGGCGTGCAGTTGGTGAGCACGTAGGGCTCAGCGTCAGAGGCTTGACAGGGCCCGGGGGACAGGCGGTGATGGGGGAGCAGAGCTGGCCTTGCTTCCACTTCGGTGTGACCGTCAGTTGCTCCCcagcttccctgagcctcagtttactcatctgtacaCAGGGTCCCCCGGTGCGATCGGGGCTAAGGGACCGAGAGAGACTGTCCCTTCCTCCTGATCCATCTCCTTAATCTTCTCCCAGAGTTAGTTCACAGGCCAGGCAGTGCCTGGTGGACCCACTGCAAAGCACCCCGTAGGGAAAATTCATCAGGAAGCTGCGGCGAGGAGCTGGATTCATCTCCTCCATATCACttagaaaggagggaagggaaagtaAGACAGAAGCACgaacagacagacagactctCACTGGATTGTCCACCTCCCCCCCAGCATGGTGCTTCAGGGAAGGGAACACATGAGGTATGCATACCCCAGAGGTACGCATGCAGCTGTCTCGAAGCAGGTACTTAAAACCATGTGGAGCGTCTTCCTGGAAACCATGTGTGACCATTCAGCAGTTGTGACATgccctgttctaggtgctggatgGCAAGAGTGAACGAGACAGACAAGGTCCCCACTTCCCATGGTTGggccagaagggagagagagacaacaGACTcataaacaaatcaataaacactGTAATTACAGATTGGGAGGTGCACTATGAAGTTAATCACGTCATGACGAAAGTGTCTGAAACAGTCGTGTTTTGACTGTGTGGGGCTGATGTATTTATATGGTCGTCTAGGAGGGGCATCTTCAAGGAGCTGGGCCCCAAGAGATGAAAGGAGCCAATGAAGCAAAGATTCTGGAGGACagtggggcagaggcaggaaagAACCTTGTGAATTCAAGGTGccggaggaggctgggagaggacATTGCTACACGCAGCTGAACCTAGGCCATCCTAGGGAACGTGCACACTTCCCGTGACCGCACAGCAGCGCCCTGCTGTGGACTGCGGGCCCTTGctttcctccctgccctcagTGGCGCAGAAGGGGATGGCTGGAGAACCACAGGCCTTAACCTGTTCCGGAGCAAGCCCATCTAAACCAGAACCTGGTGATTTTGCCCACAGGAGCACAGCTGGAGTTTCTCCAGCAAATCAAAGCCACTCTTCCGATAGCTGTGGCTTTAACTTCCAATCACAGACGGTAGAGGAAGAAGGGAGGTTCCAGCTGggcttccccccctcccctccccctgctgggcAGTTCTAGGGGCCTGGCACCAAGCTCACCTGAAGGTCACCTCTTGGTCACAGTGTCTACACAGTACCCTGGCGAAACCAAAGATGATGGTGGCTCCAAGCCCTATGCCCCTGTCCCATTGCTTTTTTCCCAGCCCACTCTAACCCATAGCGACCTGGCCCCCTTTGCTCGTCCATTACCATCCTCGGACCTCCCCCACTACCAGAAAAAGTCAGACTCAAAACAAATACAGAAGCTACTCACTGTGCAGTTACACCCATAGTGACGGCTCCCTCTCCCATCTGCGCCCAGTCTCTGCTCATTCCCTTCAAGTAAACAGCTGCTTCCTTTGGGGCCACTTCCCCATCCGATGCTAAACAGCCCCTTCCTCTCACAAGGCAGGTCCTCTGGGATAGCGACCGTCATTGTCCTCTCtgactccagccccagctggTGTCACTCGCTTAGCCAGGTGATGTGGACTGGGGACGAGGACTCCATGGGAGCCTGCCACCAAGGGGGCTCCAGGAAGCCAGGCAATGATGACGGGTCCCTCTGTGTCCCCCTCGGGCAGGGTGAAGGCCGCGTGGTGTACGTTCGAAATCTCTCCAGTGACATGAGCTCCCGTGAACTGAAGAGGCGCTTCGAGGTGTTTGGAGAGATTGTGGAGTGCCAGGTGCTCACGAGAAGCAAGAGGTGAGTCAGGCTCTCGCagaggaggggagtggagggCACAGAGGTTCCAGTTCAGGTCTGGAAGCATAAAAGATGTCTGAGAAGATTTGCAGAACAAATCTAGTGCCAGCGCAGGGGAAGGAAGGACCGGTAACCATCGTGCAACCCAGTAATAGCAGGGAACATGTACTGATAATTTGCTAAAGTGCGAGCCAATTTCcatgcattctttttttgtgtgtgtgttacgcgagcctctcactgttgtggcctctcccgttgcggagcacaggctccggacgcgcaggctccggacacacaggctcagtggccgtggctcacgggcccagccgctctggggcatgtgggatcttcccagaccagggcacgaacccgtgtcccctgcatcagtaggcagactctcaatcactgcgccaccagggaagccctccatgcaTTCTTTTACTTAACTTTCCAACTTGCCTGTGACGTATGCACTCTTACTCTTTCTATTGCTCTCCTTTCTGGGGAGCTCAGACAAGTTAACTGAACAGCTACCtagtggcagagccagatctGCAGCCTGTGTGTCAGCTTCTGGTTTTCCATCCTAGACCCTGGTACAGGGCTGCAAAAAGCtcctggtggggcttccctggtggcgcagtggttgagagtccgcctgccgatacaggggacacgggttcgtgccccggtccaggaagatcccacatgccacggagcggctgggcccgtgagccatggccgctgagcctgcgcgtccggagactgtgctccgcagcaggagaggcccgcgtaccgcaaaaaaaaaaaaaagctcctggTGGCTGAAGGCATGCTTGCATTGCAGTCTTACTTCGCTGCAAGCCCCACGCTGCTCCATCCCTCTGTTCCTCTGCAGCTGTGGCCCAGGTGTCTCACTCACCTGGGGAAGCAGTGTTTCATCTGTCAGGGGATCTGCAAGAATAGGTTGCGTATAAATGTACAACTTAGATGTCAAAGCTTTGTCGGTTTTGAAATAATTCTGAAGTATCTCCCATTATACTTGCAAACGAagttattaagtttttaaaattctaatttaataatttttaaaatcttcagtgAGAAAATAGTTTCTGCATAAGAATCATTACACATCTCACATCCCTTAGGGTGGctacagaaaataacaagcgttggtgaggatgtggagaaattagaaccttgcGCACTATGGGTGGGAATATaaacggtgcagccactgtggaaaacggtatggagattccttaaaaaattaaacataaaataagcattttatccagcaattcctcttctgggtatataatcaaaagaattgaaaggaagatcttgaagagatatttgcacatccctgttcatagcaccattattcacaatagccaagaggtggaaacaacccaagtgtccgttgacagatgaatggataaacaaaatgtatatgcatgcaatggaatattagtcttAAAAAAAGGATGGGCATCAGTCCTGTCACATGCTGCagcatagatgaaccttgaggacgttatgctaagtgaagtaagccagtcacaaaaagacacatattgtgtgattccacttacgtgAGGGAtcaaaagtagtcaaattcatagaaacagaaagtagaatggtggtggccAGGGCCTGGGAAGAGGGGGTATAGGGAGTTGTTGTTTAACGGGTACAGAGtttgttttgcaagatgaaaaagttctggaggtccATCACACAAACTTAACACAACGGAACCGTACACttcaagatggtaaattttatgttatgtgttttgatcacaatttttttaaaagtcattacaCAAATAGAACTGTTTTAAGTTCTGTGCAGTCTTCGGGATGTCAAATGAAGATAACCTGTAAAGACAAAGCAATCAAATTAATCTCTAAGGAGAAGGGTCAATTTGTTAAGATTTAAAAAGCACGCATGAGTCTCAGACATTTAAAGAATCAGAAGGGTCCCAACTTTGGCCTGGTTCAGAGAGGTGTCAGGAAATGTGATACAACTGAGTGTTTACAAGGCATCTGCTGTCACTAGGCCTGTGCTGAGTAATAGGAGGGCCCACGTGGTCTCTGTCCGTGAGGAGTCTGTCTGGCAGATGGGTAGGTTGGGGTTCGTTCTCTTGTTGTTTGTGGAACTGAGGAGTCAGGTAGAACTGACTTTAGGTCCCCCTCACCTCGGCATCCTTCTCAGGCAGGCTTCCCTCCTGGTAGCAAAGTGGCTGCCTCCAGCTCTAAGTTTGTCTCCTACTCGGGGAAGCAGGAGTCTGTCTCCCTCACGGTTCCAGCAAATATGTGGGATGGAGTCTTTGGGGTTCTGCTTTGGCTGACGGGTTCATCCTTGAACAAATCCCTGTGGCCAAGGAGGGCCACCGTTGTGTGACTTACCCTGGCGCCCTGAGCCCAGCTGAGCACAGGGCGCTGTTGTCAGAGGACGTGGAGCAGAGGCTGAGCAGGCAGGCACGACACGTCTCCCATGAAGGATGAGATGTGTACGGAGTACTGTCGATCTCAGGGAAGGTGAAGGCCAAGTTAGCAGCCAAGGAAGGGCTGGCTGAGGCTGCCTTTGAAGGGTGCGGGCCTGGGAGGATGGGGGCATAGGTGTGGCAAATCCTAGAACATGGGAATCCTGAGGGAAGTAGAGGGGAGTGTGAAAAGGATCAGCCTTCGTGGCGGGAAGCCTGAGTTTACTTCCCTGCTCTGCCACCCGTCTTTGGGCAAATTCTGAACtcagagcctgtttcctcactcCAGAGGGGGGAGGTGACAACAGCCCCCCATCACAGGGGGGTCTGAAGAGCGTGTGGGGCGATGGGTGGTGGCCAGCCCCGGGCCAACATGCAGTAGATTGCCTGCTCTTACTATGACTCCATTGTGGAGGTCAGCCCCGTGACTGTCGTTGTGTCTATCGAGGGGCCATGCGAGACAGTTACGGAGTCATCGTGGCTTTCCGCTCCTCACCTAGTGGCGGGTGGTCTGACGATGTTGACCGAGCTGGCCCAGTGACGCGCTCCCCTTGTCCTCTCTCCCCAGAGGCGAGAAGTACGGCTTCATCACCTACCGGTGTTCTGAGCACGCCGCCCTCTCTCTGAGGAACGGCGCTACCCTGCGGAAACGCAGCGAGCCCTCCTTCCAGCTGAGCTACGGGGGGCTCCGGCACTTCTGCTGGCCCCGCTACACTGACTACGGTGAGTATGTAGGCCCCGCACAT comes from Tursiops truncatus isolate mTurTru1 chromosome 3, mTurTru1.mat.Y, whole genome shotgun sequence and encodes:
- the PPARGC1B gene encoding peroxisome proliferator-activated receptor gamma coactivator 1-beta isoform X3 produces the protein MAGNDCGALLDEELSSFFLNYLADTQGGGSGEEQLCADFPELDLSQLDASDFDSATCFEELQWRPENSETEPSQYSPDDPELFQIIDSENEALLAALTKTLDDIPEDVVHLAAFPALDDGDAPSCASASPIPSSAPPSPSLERAPASAPEVDELSLLQKLLLTTSYPASTSDSQKEGTAWRQAGLRSRSQRPWVKMDSAQDRKAPMMQPQTRSCTELHKHLTSVPSCPRAKARSPDRVLQPPPPLSPWVPAKEDEEAGEDCPSPQPAPASPWDSPAPGRADPGTQVSQEDMQAMVQLIRYMHTYCLPQRKLPTQAPEPDPQPCSSPAQQVRPRPRCQHPSKATWAEFSILRELLAQDILCDVSKPYRLATPVYASLTPRARPRPKDSQASAGHPSPVEEVRVAASPQSSGPRPSLRPLRLEVKGHISRLARLQPEEEDEEEEEEEEEKEEEEWGRKRPGRGLPGTKLGRKQESSVCPVRRSRRLNPELGPWLTFTDEPMVPAEPQGALPSLRLAPEAYHVEGELGSPADEDSGQDQQLRRGPQIPALESPCESGCGDTDEDPSCPQLSSGDSPRCLMLALSQSPTGDPPFGKKSFEQTLTVELCGTAGLTPPTTPPYKPTEEDPFKPDIKHSPGKDIAPTPEVPQLGAAAEAARKLPKKHPERSELLSHLRHAAAQPASQAGQKRPFSCSFGDHDYCQVLKPDGALQRKVLRSWEPSGVHLEDWPQQGAPRAEAQASGREEDGSCDVGGPTKDSTLLRDHEIRASLTKHFGLLETALEDEDLASCKSPEYDTVFEDSSSSSGESNFLLEEDDEEEDDDEDSGVSPPRSDHCPYQSPPSKASRQLCSRSRSSSGSSSCRSRSPATRRTFRCESRGSCSDRTPSVRHTRKQREKAIGEGRVVYVRNLSSDMSSRELKRRFEVFGEIVECQVLTRSKRGEKYGFITYRCSEHAALSLRNGATLRKRSEPSFQLSYGGLRHFCWPRYTDYAAVTEASRSGGQMFRYSISSECLARSEAAQKSNCPNWGFGK
- the PPARGC1B gene encoding peroxisome proliferator-activated receptor gamma coactivator 1-beta isoform X1, which translates into the protein MAGNDCGALLDEELSSFFLNYLADTQVPRWFCPCRSWDHPLRSISSVGTVTRSSMTPFYPTHHWQGGGSGEEQLCADFPELDLSQLDASDFDSATCFEELQWRPENSETEPSQYSPDDPELFQIIDSENEALLAALTKTLDDIPEDVVHLAAFPALDDGDAPSCASASPIPSSAPPSPSLERAPASAPEVDELSLLQKLLLTTSYPASTSDSQKEGTAWRQAGLRSRSQRPWVKMDSAQDRKAPMMQPQTRSCTELHKHLTSVPSCPRAKARSPDRVLQPPPPLSPWVPAKEDEEAGEDCPSPQPAPASPWDSPAPGRADPGTQVSQEDMQAMVQLIRYMHTYCLPQRKLPTQAPEPDPQPCSSPAQQVRPRPRCQHPSKATWAEFSILRELLAQDILCDVSKPYRLATPVYASLTPRARPRPKDSQASAGHPSPVEEVRVAASPQSSGPRPSLRPLRLEVKGHISRLARLQPEEEDEEEEEEEEEKEEEEWGRKRPGRGLPGTKLGRKQESSVCPVRRSRRLNPELGPWLTFTDEPMVPAEPQGALPSLRLAPEAYHVEGELGSPADEDSGQDQQLRRGPQIPALESPCESGCGDTDEDPSCPQLSSGDSPRCLMLALSQSPTGDPPFGKKSFEQTLTVELCGTAGLTPPTTPPYKPTEEDPFKPDIKHSPGKDIAPTPEVPQLGAAAEAARKLPKKHPERSELLSHLRHAAAQPASQAGQKRPFSCSFGDHDYCQVLKPDGALQRKVLRSWEPSGVHLEDWPQQGAPRAEAQASGREEDGSCDVGGPTKDSTLLRDHEIRASLTKHFGLLETALEDEDLASCKSPEYDTVFEDSSSSSGESNFLLEEDDEEEDDDEDSGVSPPRSDHCPYQSPPSKASRQLCSRSRSSSGSSSCRSRSPATRRTFRCESRGSCSDRTPSVRHTRKQREKAIGEGRVVYVRNLSSDMSSRELKRRFEVFGEIVECQVLTRSKRGEKYGFITYRCSEHAALSLRNGATLRKRSEPSFQLSYGGLRHFCWPRYTDYAAVTEASRSGGQMFRYSISSECLARSEAAQKSNCPNWGFGK